A single window of Gossypium hirsutum isolate 1008001.06 chromosome A10, Gossypium_hirsutum_v2.1, whole genome shotgun sequence DNA harbors:
- the LOC107897690 gene encoding probable ATP-dependent DNA helicase CHR12: MVAKLEQQQQEEEPCLDNLQKVKSLICALNFVSRNLPLPPDLFGVVSSICFDEQEGFLEVIDDGTQVEAGSDVPGHAQTSLEDPSISKKDDLLCDLDGALSKQRSKCMSGFGLAESKENRHKSLIHHRLNELEDLPSSKGEDLQAKCLLELYGLKLAELQSKIRSYISSEYWLHINCAYPDKQLFDWGITRLPFPPYGIFVPFNTEADDQTRKKRDYERLSRLREEERNHLENRKKKFFSEIVNAFRDFQLQIQATLKRRKQRNDGVQAWHGRQRQRATRAEKLRFQALKADDQEAYMRLVKESKNERLTMLLSETNKLLVNLGAAVQRQKDAKHSDGIEDLKDLDSDSPELDASKDGTPGDSLPEEDTGATDSDQNDESSDLLEGQRQYNLAIHSIQEKVTEQPSMLQGGELRPYQLEGLQWMLSLFNNNLNGILADEMGLGKTIQTISLIAYLMENKGVTGPHLIVAPKAVLPNWIHEFSTWAPSIHAVLYDGRLDERKAMREEISRDGKFNVLITHYDLIMRDKAFLKKIHWYYMIVDEGHRLKNHECALARTLISGYQIQRRLLLTGTPIQNSLQELWSLLNFLLPNIFNSVQNFEEWFNAPFADRGDVSLTDEEQLLIIRRLHHVIRPFILRRKKDEVEKYLPGKSQVILKCDLSAWQKAYYQQVTEKGRVGLDNGSGKSKSLQNLTMQLRKCCNHPYLFVPTHNMWQREEIVRASGKFELLDRLLPKLHRTGHRVLLFSQMTHLMDILEIYLRLNNFMYLRLDGSTKTEERGTLLKKFNAPDSPYFMFLLSTRAGGLGLNLQTADTVIIFDSDWNPQMDQQAEDRAHRIGQKKEVRVFVLVSVGSIEEVILERAKQKMGIDAKVIQAGLFNTTSTAQDRKEMLEEIMRRGTSSLGTDVPSEREINRLAARSDDEFRMFEQMDEERRVKENYRSRLMEDHEVPEWVFVLNDDRKGKISESYVELGKRKRKGGNYYPDTLSDLQFMRAVENAEDMAKKLPSKRKRKDHLPADEDSELPINNIGVEFRNENMAAISEGTSEDTTYGSSASKKPEYRDLGVEKSEHHGGGSSWNEQIITWNTIKKKKRSSYVFPSSSSDSRGQNSNGRGNGWV; this comes from the exons ATGGTGGCTAAGCTAGAGCAGCAACAGCAGGAGGAGGAACCTTGTTTAGACAATCTACAGAAGGTTAAGTCTTTGATCTGTGCTCTTAACTTTGTCTCCAGAAATCTCCCCCTCCCTCCTGATTTATTCGGCGTCGTTTCATCTATTTGCTTTGATGAACAAGAGGGGTTCCTTGAGGTCATTGATGATGGGACCCAGGTTGAGGCTGGATCTGATGTGCCTGGACATGCCCAGACGAGTTTG GAAGATCCTTCTATTTCTAAGAAAGATGATTTATTGTGTGACCTTGATGGTGCACTATCAAAACAACGATCAAAATGCATGTCAGGTTTTGGCTTGGCAGAATCGAAGGAAAACCGGCACAAGAGCCTCATTCATCATCGATTGAATGAACTTGAAG ATTTGCCCTCAAGCAAAGGGGAGGACCTACAGGCAAAGTGTTTACTTGAACTCTATGGACTAAAG CTGGCAGAGTTGCAAAGCAAGATACGTTCTTATATAAGTTCTGAGTACTGGCTTCACATCAACTGTGCATATCCTGACAAGCAATTGTTTGACTGGGGCATAACGCGATTACCTTTTCCTCCATATGGCATTTTTGTTCCATTCAATACAGAAGCTGATGATCAAACGAGAAAGAAACGGGATTATGAG AGATTATCACGATTGAGAGAGGAGGAAAGGAACCATTTGGAGAATAGAAAGAAGAAATTTTTCTCAGAAATAGTTAATGCATTCCGCGACTTCCAATTGCAGATTCAAGCTACTCTAAAGCGTCGAAAACAAAGGAATGATGGTGTCCAG GCATGGCATGGAAGGCAAAGGCAACGTGCTACAAGAGCAGAGAAATTGAGGTTCCAGGCCCTGAAGGCTGATGATCAAGAAGCATATATGAGATTAGTAAAGGAGAGCAAGAATGAACGATTAACTATGCTACTGTCGGAAACAAATAAGCTCCTTGTTAATTTAGGAGCTGCTGTTCAGCGGCAGAAAGATGCTAAACATTCAGATGGTATTGAAGATTTGAAGGATTTAGATTCAGATTCACCGGAGCTGGATGCTTCGAAGGATGGAACTCCTGGAGATTCACTTCCTGAAGAAGATACAGGTGCCACTGATTCTGATCAGAATGATGAATCCAGCGATCTACTTGAAGGTCAGCGGCAGTATAACTTGGCTATTCACTCAATTCAGgaaaag GTAACAGAGCAACCATCCATGCTTCAAGGTGGAGAGTTAAGACCATACCAGTTAGAAGGGCTTCAATGGATGCTTTCTTTGTTCAATAACAACCTTAATGGGATTTTAGCTGATGAGATGGGGTTGGGAAAAACAATACAGACTATCTCATTAATTGCATATCTCATGGAGAACAAAGGGGTGACTGGGCCCCACTTGATAGTGGCTCCAAAAGCTGTATTACCAAATTGGATTCATGAATTCTCGACATGGGCTCCTAG CATTCATGCAGTCCTCTATGATGGACGTTTGGATGAGAGGAAGGCGATGAGGGAAGAAATATCAAGAGAtggaaaatttaatgttttgatcACACACTATGATCTTATCATGAGAGATAAAGCTTTTTTGAAGAAGATACACTGGTACTACATGATTGTCGATGAAGGGCATAGGTTAAAGAATCATGAGTGTGCCCTTGCACGAACCCTTATTTCAGG CTATCAGATCCAGCGCAGACTTCTGTTAACTGGGACCCCTATTCAGAACAGTTTACAAGAATTATGGTCCCTGCTTAACTTTCTACTCccaaacattttcaattcagtTCAGAATTTTGAGGAGTGGTTTAATGCACCCTTTGCAGATCGTGGTGATGTTTCTCTTACTGATGAAGAACAACTCTTGATTATTCGTCGTCTACATCAT GTTATAAGGCCATTCATCTTAAGGAGAAAAAAGGATGAGGTGGAGAAATACCTTCCTGGAAAATCCCAGGTTATACTCAAATGTGATCTGTCAGCATGGCAGAAAGCATACTATCAGCAAGTAACAGAAAAGGGCAGGGTTGGTCTAGACAATG GGTCTGGGAAATCAAAGAGCCTCCAGAACCTGACTATGCAATTGAGGAAATGTTGTAACCACCCGTATCTCTTTGTTCCTACCCACAATATGTGGCAGAGAGAGGAGATTGTCAGAGCATCAGGGAAATTTGAGCTCCTTGATAGGTTACTCCCAAAACTACACAGAACTGGCCATCGTGTCCTGCTTTTCTCCCAAATGACTCATCTCATGGACATTCTTGAAATATATCTAAGGCTCAACAATTTCATGTATCTTAGACTTGATGGCTCAACAAAAACAGAGGAAAGAGGCACTTTGCTTAAGAAGTTCAATGCTCCAGACTCTCCTTATTTTATGTTTCTATTAAGCACTCGTGCTGGAGGTCTTGGGCTGAACTTGCAGACAGCAGACACTGTAATTATTTTTGATAGTGACTGGAACCCCCAAATGGATCAGCAGGCGGAGGATAGAGCCCATCGTATAGGACAGAAGAAGGAAGTCAGGGTTTTTGTGCTGGTTAGTGTTGGATCAATTGAAGAGGTTATTTTAGAGCGTGCAAAGCAGAAGATGGGTATTGATGCTAAGGTCATCCAGGCTGGATTGTTTAATACAACTTCCACAG CTCAGGACAGAAAAGAAATGCTGGAAGAAATCATGCGGAGAGGAACAAGCTCACTTGGAACAGATGTTCCAAGTGAGAGGGAAATCAATCGACTTGCAGCTCGGTCAGATGATGAGTTCCGGATGTTTGAGCAAATGGATGAGGAAAGAAGAGTAAAGGAGAATTATCGGTCTCGTCTCATGGAAGACCATGAGGTACCTGAGTGGGTATTTGTACTTAATGATGATAGGAAGGGCAAAATTTCAGAAAGCTATGTTGAATTAGGGAAGCGAAAAAGAAAAGGTGGGAACTATTATCCAGATACATTAAGTGACTTACAGTTCATGAGGGCTGTGGAAAATGCAGAAGACATGGCAAAGAAGTTACCAAGCAAAAGGAAGAGAAAAGACCATCTTCCAGCTGATGAGGACTCCGAGTTGCCTATTAATAACATAGGAGTAGAATTTAGGAACGAGAATATGGCAGCAATAAGTGAAGGAACTAGTGAAGATACCACCTATGGTTCATCAGCTTCAAAGAAACCAGAATATCGTGATCTAGGTGTCGAAAAATCTGAGCATCATGGTGGAGGAAGTTCATGGAATGAGCAAATAATTACATGGAATACTATTAAGAAAAAGAAGAGATCAAGCTATGTTTTCCCAAGTTCATCATCTGATTCTAGAGGGCAGAATtccaatggaagaggaaatggaTGGGTTTGA
- the LOC107897691 gene encoding RAN GTPase-activating protein 2, translated as METTSNSKHRPFSIKLWPPSESTRLVLVQRLTNNLSSNSIFTQKYGALNKEDAEENAKKIEDIAFNVANEQYDREPDGDGGAAVQLYAKECSKLLLEVLKRGPEEKEKELASQNNASAETFFDISKGQRAFIKAEEAENLLRPLKEPGNSYTKICFSNRSFGLEAARVAEPILVSLKNQLKEIDLSDFIAGRPETEALEVMNIFSAALEGSVLKSLNLSNNALGEKGVRAFGSLLKSQSCLEELYLMNDGISEEAAKAVCELIPSTEKLKVLHFHNNMTGDEGALAISDVVKRSPFLEDFRCSSTRVGSGGGVALAKALESCTNLKKLDLRDNMFGVEAGIALSKAFSKHLDLVEVYLSYLNLEDEGTVAIANALKESAPSLEVLEMAGNDITADAAPTIAACIAAKQHLTKLNLAENELKDEGTIQISKALEEGHTLLKEVDMSTNFIRRAGAWHLAQVVVQKPGFRLLNINGNIISDDGVDEVKEVFKKYPGVLGSFDENDPEGGDDDDDDDDDDGEKSGGGEANEDELESKMKNLEVGQEE; from the coding sequence ATGGAAACAACTTCAAATTCAAAACACAGGCCATTTTCGATTAAACTATGGCCCCCTAGTGAAAGCACTCGACTGGTACTTGTGCAACGCTTGACAAACAATCTCTCCAGTAATTCTATTTTTACCCAGAAGTATGGTGCTCTTAACAAAGAAGATGCCGAGGAGAATGCTAAGAAAATTGAGGATATAGCTTTCAACGTGGCAAATGAACAGTATGATAGGGAGCCTGATGGTGATGGAGGTGCTGCAGTGCAGCTTTATGCCAAGGAATGTAGCAAGCTTTTGTTGGAGGTTCTTAAAAGAGGGCCTGAGGAAAAGGAGAAGGAATTGGCATCTCAGAACAATGCTTCCGCTGAAACCTTCTTTGACATATCTAAAGGCCAACGGGCTTTTATCAAGGCAGAGGAGGCTGAGAATCTTCTAAGGCCTTTGAAAGAACCGGGAAATTCATACACCAAGATATGCTTTAGTAATAGAAGCTTTGGTTTAGAGGCAGCCCGTGTGGCTGAGCCTATTTTGGTTTCCCTTAAGAATCAGTTGAAAGAAATTGATTTGTCAGACTTTATTGCAGGAAGACCAGAGACAGAAGCCCTTGAAGTTATGAATATATTCTCAGCTGCCTTGGAGGGTAGTGTTTTGAAGTCTCTTAATCtttcaaacaatgccttaggtgaGAAAGGTGTTAGGGCTTTTGGTTCTCTTTTGAAATCACAGAGTTGCCTAGAGGAGCTCTATTTGATGAATGATGGTATTTCAGAGGAAGCCGCAAAGGCTGTCTGTGAATTGATTCCCTCTACAGAGAAGTTGAAGGTGCTTCACTTTCATAATAATATGACCGGAGATGAGGGTGCACTTGCAATTTCTGATGTTGTGAAGCGCTCTCCTTTTTTGGAGGATTTTCGATGCTCCTCGACAAGGGTTGGTTCAGGAGGAGGAGTTGCCTTAGCGAAAGCACTCGAGTCTTGCACCAATTTAAAGAAGCTTGACCTGCGAGACAACATGTTTGGTGTAGAAGCAGGAATTGCCCTGAGTAAAGCATTTTCAAAGCATTTGGATCTGGTTGAGGTTTACTTGAGTTATCTCAACTTGGAAGATGAGGGTACAGTAGCAATAGCCAATGCTCTGAAGGAATCGGCTCCTTCTCTTGAAGTTTTAGAAATGGCTGGAAATGACATAACAGCTGATGCTGCTCCTACCATAGCTGCTTGTATTGCAGCAAAGCAGCATCTAACCAAGCTGAACTTGGCTGAGAATGAACTCAAGGATGAAGGTACCATCCAAATAAGTAAGGCTTTGGAGGAAGGGCATACCCTTTTAAAGGAAGTTGATATGAGCACCAATTTCATAAGAAGGGCTGGGGCTTGGCATTTGGCTCAGGTAGTTGTTCAGAAACCTGGCTTTAGGCTGTTAAACATCAATGGGAATATCATCTCTGATGATGGTGTTGACGAGGTGAAGGAAGTATTCAAAAAATATCCTGGTGTGCTTGGTTCCTTTGATGAGAATGATCCTGAAGGaggagatgatgatgatgatgatgatgatgatgatggagaAAAATCCGGTGGGGGTGAAGCTAATGAGGATGAACTGGAATCTAAAATGAAGAATCTTGAAGTTGGCCAAGAAGAATAG